The Pseudarthrobacter defluvii DNA window TCGGGTCATCCGGGCCCCCATTGGCCTGCAAGCGGCAGGAAGGCATTCATGAACGCGTTCTCCACCGTCCCGGAAGGCAGGTGATCCTGTGATCCGGTTCATTCTGCGCCGACTCCTTCAGGTGATCCCTGTTTTCATCGGCACTACCCTCCTGGTGTATTACATGGTGTTCGCCCTGCCCGGCGATCCTATCGCCGCGTTGTTCGGCGACCGCCAGCCCCCGCAGGCAGTCATTGACACTCTGCGCACCCAGTACAACCTGGACCAGCCGTTCTGGGTCCAGTACGGTCTGTTCCTCAAGAACCTCTTTACCTTCAACCTCGGCAACGATTTCACGGGCCAACCCATTGCGGCGAGCCTGGCCCGCGTCTTTCCGGTGACGGCAATGCTCGCCATCGAGGCGCTGGCCATCCAGGCCATCTTCGGCGTGGCCTTCGGCGTCTTCGCCGGCCTGCGGCGCGGCGGCTGGTTCGATTCCACCGTCCTGGTGGCGTCGCTGGTGGTCATCGCAGTCCCCACGTTTGTCCTGGGCTTCGTTTTCCAGCTCGTCTTCGGCGTGCAGCTCGGCTGGGCCAAACCCACGGTGGGCGCCAACGCCAACTGGGCCACCCTGCTGCTGCCTGCGGTGGTCCTGGGCCTCGTTTCCTTTGCCTATGTTCTCCGGTTGACCCGCGCGTCGGTCAGCGAAAACATGAACGCCGATTATGTCCGGACCGCCACCGCCAAGGGACTCTCCCGGCCCCGCGTGGTCCTGGCCCATATCCTGCGCAACTCGCTGATTCCGGTGGTGACCTATCTGGGCGCCAACCTTGGCGGCCTGATGGGCGGTGCCATCGTCACAGAAGGCATTTTCAACGTTCCCGGCGTCGGCAACAAGCTCTACCAGGCAGTCCTCCGCAGTGAAGGCCCCACTATTGTCTCCATCGTCAGCGTTCTGGTGCTGGTGTTCGTGGTGGCCAACCTGCTTGTCGATCTCCTGTACGCCTGGCTTGACCCGAGGATCCGCTATGACCAGTAATAACAGCCACTTCGTGGCCCCCATCGACGAGACACCGCTGCAGGCAACGGATGCCGTCAAGACTGACCAGGCCCCGCTCAGCCTGTGGGCAGACGCCTGGCGCAAGCTCCGCCGTCGTCCGCTGTTCATCATCTCGGCACTGCTCATCCTTGCCCTGATCGTTATTGCGCTCTTCCCCGGGCTTTTCACGTCCACGCCGCCCAACGCAGGCTGCGAGCTATCCAACTCAGAGGGCGGCCCCACCGCCGGACACCCGTTCGGCTTCACCTTCCAGGGCTGCGACGTGTACTCCAGGGTCATCCACGGCACCCAGGCCTCGTTGTCCGTGGGCCTGCTCTCGGTGCTCTGCGTCCTGGTCATTGGCGTGACCCTCGGTGCCCTCGCCGGCTACTACGGCGGCTGGATCGACGCCGTCCTGGCCCGCCTGGGCGACATCTTCTTCGCCTTGCCGCTCATCCTTGGCGCGCTGGTGATCACGCAGCTCCCGCTGTTCCGGGAAAACAAGAGCGTCTGGACCGTGGTGTTCGTCATCTCGCTCCTGGCGTGGCCGCAAATGGCCCGCATCACCCGTGGCGCCGTGATTGAGGTTCGCAACGCGGACTTCGTCACAGCTGCACGCGCCCTCGGCGTCTCCAAATTCGGCGCGCTGATCCGACACGTCCTCCCCAACGCGCTCGCTCCGATCATTGTGCTGGCAACGCTGGAGCTTGGCGTGTTCATCGTGGCCGAAGCCACCCTGTCCTTCCTGGGCATCGGTTTGCCCCAGAGCATCATGTCGTGGGGCAACGACATTGCGGGCGCGCAGGCATCGATCAGGACCCGGCCGGAAATCATGCTTTACCCGGCCGCGGCGCTGTCCATCACGGTGTTGAGCTTCATCATGCTGGGCGACGCCGTACGTGACGCCCTCGACCCGAA harbors:
- a CDS encoding ABC transporter permease, whose product is MTSNNSHFVAPIDETPLQATDAVKTDQAPLSLWADAWRKLRRRPLFIISALLILALIVIALFPGLFTSTPPNAGCELSNSEGGPTAGHPFGFTFQGCDVYSRVIHGTQASLSVGLLSVLCVLVIGVTLGALAGYYGGWIDAVLARLGDIFFALPLILGALVITQLPLFRENKSVWTVVFVISLLAWPQMARITRGAVIEVRNADFVTAARALGVSKFGALIRHVLPNALAPIIVLATLELGVFIVAEATLSFLGIGLPQSIMSWGNDIAGAQASIRTRPEIMLYPAAALSITVLSFIMLGDAVRDALDPKSRQR
- a CDS encoding ABC transporter permease; its protein translation is MIRFILRRLLQVIPVFIGTTLLVYYMVFALPGDPIAALFGDRQPPQAVIDTLRTQYNLDQPFWVQYGLFLKNLFTFNLGNDFTGQPIAASLARVFPVTAMLAIEALAIQAIFGVAFGVFAGLRRGGWFDSTVLVASLVVIAVPTFVLGFVFQLVFGVQLGWAKPTVGANANWATLLLPAVVLGLVSFAYVLRLTRASVSENMNADYVRTATAKGLSRPRVVLAHILRNSLIPVVTYLGANLGGLMGGAIVTEGIFNVPGVGNKLYQAVLRSEGPTIVSIVSVLVLVFVVANLLVDLLYAWLDPRIRYDQ